From Pararhizobium sp. A13:
GCGGGCAGCATGGCCTCGGTTGCTCTGAGCACGTGAGCGTGCAGCGTCATTTCGGTCTTGCCATCCTTCTCTACGAAGGTCACCGTATTCAGCGCTTCCAGCATGGTGACGCCGTCCTCGCTGTCATACGTACTGGTAAAGACCAGACGCTCGTTTTCGACGATCTCCTTGAAGGTGCCGTTTGACGGATACATGCGTCCATCGGGACCCTTCATATGGATGCGGATGACACCGCCCGGCCTGAGGTCCACCTCGCAGACGGGGTTGGTAAAGCAATGCGGCCCCCACCACTGAGCAAGGTGATACGGGTCCGTCCAGACCTTGTAGACCAGCGCCGCCGGAGCATTGAACGTCCGGGTCAATACGAGGTTGGCCTTCTCGGCCGGCACGAATTCAGCTCTTGCGGTCATTCTCATTTCCCCTTTGAAGCTTCTGCAGATAGAGGTCGAGCTTGTCGAAGCCCTCCTCCCAAAATTGGCGATAGTTCTCGAGCCAGGCGTTGAGGTCCTTCAGCGGCTCGGCTTCCAGCTTGCAGGGACGCCATTGCGCCTCCCGGCCGCGGCTGATCAGCCCTGCCTTTTCCAGCACCTTCAGGTGTTTGGAAACCGCAGGCAGGCTCATGGCGAAGGGTTCAGCCAGTTCGTTGACCGACGCTTCGCCCGACGCCAGGCGCGCCAGGATCGCCCGGCGCGTCGGGTCGGCGAGCGCTGAAAGGGTAACGCTAAGGCGATCCTGATGCATTTTACTAA
This genomic window contains:
- a CDS encoding metalloregulator ArsR/SmtB family transcription factor, with the protein product MHQDRLSVTLSALADPTRRAILARLASGEASVNELAEPFAMSLPAVSKHLKVLEKAGLISRGREAQWRPCKLEAEPLKDLNAWLENYRQFWEEGFDKLDLYLQKLQRGNENDRKS
- a CDS encoding SRPBCC domain-containing protein; the encoded protein is MTARAEFVPAEKANLVLTRTFNAPAALVYKVWTDPYHLAQWWGPHCFTNPVCEVDLRPGGVIRIHMKGPDGRMYPSNGTFKEIVENERLVFTSTYDSEDGVTMLEALNTVTFVEKDGKTEMTLHAHVLRATEAMLPALDGMEEGWSQSLEKLATVVAAAAENAG